A genomic region of Megalobrama amblycephala isolate DHTTF-2021 linkage group LG6, ASM1881202v1, whole genome shotgun sequence contains the following coding sequences:
- the nepro gene encoding nucleolus and neural progenitor protein, producing MAQEPWNKINIPFPSAISSIRIPFTGSTDILITYLLADCEKVLTLLCSEVLQTEIRVLYELLYVLNNCFRQHKPFRALKQVEQCVNRLKEMKLQAVVADLQELCPNKLQRDAGVEVGECDVPSQPMLEWLCLKLLGASSLLARTLDRCSQAFIRTRQHLQLREFIVLNLVMLSMLSRLWVFFKGVLRALVPMYKRATELLQEVSQSKPMAYLTDFTLPGDLKDFLCLSHSDPLMEEGTKHLLKVPREPKKPRFSVLCRLFGDRGQEEDNGEEEREMMPIFSAGHDEGSSLDLGAAVLQRRTDDTPYGLDMKVLLQQSCKSTKQLQPQMKLCISSQIAVCQKSKFLKSLEKVSSFRNMAAHLKEVMHWCQSCKFHRKHKHLAFLRLKCLRMESLEAEGIRVEKRLKKFKLEVRKALMLQKTLPTKRSCSFISRWRTQWHLRAFMARNSTIRTRAAFSRMCSRTVKNLSVSLKHGRNCSQPQQFSKKEVSRNNMATGAKEDKMDSKAVLQKPNMPKNDIDDIFEFFGF from the exons ATGGCGCAGGAACCCtggaataaaattaatattccCTTTCCAAGTGCTATTTCTTCAATTCGAATCCCCTTTACTGGTTCAACGG ATATCTTAATTACATATCTGCTGGCTGACTGTGAGAAAGTGTTGACCCTGTTATGTAGCGAAGTTCTGCAGACAGAAATCCGTGTGCTCTACGAACTACTTTACGTTTTGAACAACTGCTTCAGACAACACAAACCATTCCGAGCATTAAAACAG GTTGAACAATGTGTAAATCGCTTGAAAGAGATGAAGTTACAAGCAGTGGTAGCAGATCTGCAGGAACTGTGTCCGAACAAATTGCAGAG GGATGCTGGAGTAGAGGTTGGTGAGTGTGACGTTCCCAGTCAGCCCATGTTGGAGTGGCTCTGTCTTAAACTACTTGGAGCCTCAAGTCTTTTAGCCCGAACACTGGACCGATGCTCCCAAGCTTTCAT ACGGACACGACAACACCTGCAGCTGCGTGAGTTCATTGTGCTGAACTTGGTGATGCTCAGCATGCTCAGTCGTCTCTG ggtgttcttcAAAGGTGTTCTGAGAGCCCTCGTCCCCATGTACAAAAGAGCCACTGAACTCCTCCAGGAGGTGTCACAGTCCAAGCCCATGGCCTACTTGACTGATTTCACCCTGCCTGGGGACCTCAAAGACTTCCTGTGCCTCTCACATTCTGATCCACTGATGGAAGAAGGCACCAAACACCTTTTAAAGGTCCCAAGAGAGCCGAAAAAGCCTAGGTTTTCTGTCCTTTGCAGGTTGTTTGGGGACAGAGGGCAAGAAGAGGATAATGGtgaagaggagagagagatgATGCCAATATTTTCTGCTGGTCATGATGAAGGTTCTAGTCTGGATCTGGGGGCTGCAGTTTTACAACGACGGACAG ATGACACGCCCTATGGACTGGACATGAAGGTTTTGCTTCAACAATCTTGTAAATCCACCAAACAG CTGCAGCCACAGATGAAATTGTGCATCTCAAGCCAAATTGCAGTCTGTCAGAAGAGTAAGTTCTTGAAGTCACTGGAAAAGGTGTCCTCATTCAGAAACATGGCTGCCCATCTGAAGGAAGTGATGCACTGGTGCCAGAGCTGTAAGTTTCATCGAAAGCATAAGCACCTGGCCTTCTTGCGCCTGAAGTGTCTGCGGATGGAAAGTCTGGAAGCTGAAGGCATCAG ggTGGAGAAGAGATTGAAGAAGTTTAAGTTAGAAGTTCGCAAGGCATTGATGCTTCAAAAGACTTTACCAACAAAACGTTCCTGTTCCTTCATTTCACGTTGGAGAACTCAATGGCACCTCAGAGCCTTCATGGCACGCAACAGCACTATCAGAACTAGAGCTGCATTTTCCAGGATGTGCTCTAGAACAGTTAAAAACTTGTCTGTGTCATTGAAACATGGGAGGAACTGCAGCCAACCACAACAATTCTCAAAAAAAGAAGTGTCAAGAAACAATATGGCAACTGGAGCTAAGGAAGACAAAATGGACTCAAAGGCTGTCTTGCAGAAACCAAATATGCCGAAGAATGATATTGATGATATTTTTGAATTCTTTGGATTTTAA
- the tex30 gene encoding testis-expressed protein 30 isoform X1, whose translation MSGLSTCEKILPGYFGARSFKHATINPQMEFSERFFVCGILQENVRIPFEQKELDGVFTVPADVTEERTAMVLTHGAGGDMHIKQLESLAHALARSGVLCLRFTCRAVNFPYRVRAYRAVVDYLRSHERFAPDSIFLGGRSMGARTAVDVCQRMCRQKDVVQGVLCLSFPLNLPGKPLTCVERSRELRNLSRTSVMFVSGTADNMCEQRLLQNVMSVMNSPSAVHWVKDANHGLKVCGRTEESVLEEVNPQIIAWVLQHK comes from the exons ATGTCTGGTCTGTCCACGTGTGAGAAAATTCTACCCGGGTATTTTGGAGCTCGTTCCTTCAAACACGCAACTATTAACCCCCAAATGGAGTTTTCAGAG AGATTTTTCGTTTGCGGAATATTACAGGAGAATGTGAGAATCCCGTTCGAGCAGAAAGAGCTGGATGGTGTGTTCACGGTCCCTGCTGACGTCACCGAGGAACGCACAGCTATGGTGTTGACGCACGGCGCGGGGGGAGACATGCACATCAAACAGCTGGAGAGCCTCGCGCACGCTCTCGCCCGCTCTGGTGTCCTGTGCCTGCGATTCACCTGCAGGGCGGTGAACTTTCCGTATAGAGTCAGAGCTTATAGAGCCGTTGTG GATTACTTAAGAAGCCATGAGAGATTTGCACCAGACAGCATTTTCTTGGGAG GGCGCTCTATGGGTGCTCGTACGGCTGTTGATGTGTGTCAACGGATGTGTAGACAGAAGGATGTAGTCCAGGGTGTTCTGTGTTTGTCATTCCCACTGAATCTACCAGGAAAACCACTAACATGTGTTGAGCGGAGCCGAGAGCTGCGTAACCTCTCACGAACTTCTGTGATGTTTGTTTCCGGCACGGCAGATAACATGTGTGAACAG AGACTCCTACAAAATGTCATGTCTGTCATGAATAGCCCTTCTGCCGTTCACTGGGTCAAGGATGCGAACCACGGACTCAAAGTATGTGGCAGAACAGAAGAATCAGTACTGGAGGAAGTCAATCCACAGATTATTGCATGGGTACTACAACACAAATAA
- the tex30 gene encoding testis-expressed protein 30 isoform X2, translating into MSGLSTCEKILPGYFGARSFKHATINPQMEFSEENVRIPFEQKELDGVFTVPADVTEERTAMVLTHGAGGDMHIKQLESLAHALARSGVLCLRFTCRAVNFPYRVRAYRAVVDYLRSHERFAPDSIFLGGRSMGARTAVDVCQRMCRQKDVVQGVLCLSFPLNLPGKPLTCVERSRELRNLSRTSVMFVSGTADNMCEQRLLQNVMSVMNSPSAVHWVKDANHGLKVCGRTEESVLEEVNPQIIAWVLQHK; encoded by the exons ATGTCTGGTCTGTCCACGTGTGAGAAAATTCTACCCGGGTATTTTGGAGCTCGTTCCTTCAAACACGCAACTATTAACCCCCAAATGGAGTTTTCAGAG GAGAATGTGAGAATCCCGTTCGAGCAGAAAGAGCTGGATGGTGTGTTCACGGTCCCTGCTGACGTCACCGAGGAACGCACAGCTATGGTGTTGACGCACGGCGCGGGGGGAGACATGCACATCAAACAGCTGGAGAGCCTCGCGCACGCTCTCGCCCGCTCTGGTGTCCTGTGCCTGCGATTCACCTGCAGGGCGGTGAACTTTCCGTATAGAGTCAGAGCTTATAGAGCCGTTGTG GATTACTTAAGAAGCCATGAGAGATTTGCACCAGACAGCATTTTCTTGGGAG GGCGCTCTATGGGTGCTCGTACGGCTGTTGATGTGTGTCAACGGATGTGTAGACAGAAGGATGTAGTCCAGGGTGTTCTGTGTTTGTCATTCCCACTGAATCTACCAGGAAAACCACTAACATGTGTTGAGCGGAGCCGAGAGCTGCGTAACCTCTCACGAACTTCTGTGATGTTTGTTTCCGGCACGGCAGATAACATGTGTGAACAG AGACTCCTACAAAATGTCATGTCTGTCATGAATAGCCCTTCTGCCGTTCACTGGGTCAAGGATGCGAACCACGGACTCAAAGTATGTGGCAGAACAGAAGAATCAGTACTGGAGGAAGTCAATCCACAGATTATTGCATGGGTACTACAACACAAATAA
- the poglut2 gene encoding protein O-glucosyltransferase 2 isoform X2, whose translation MNMLRKLLLLLMPCIVFMTRRSKAAAAPSASKTLIWGPGLETNIVLPARFFFIQTVDTTGRNFTTSPGEKTFEVQITSPTDPYSRIWVQILDRSDGSFLVRYRMYASYTDLHIQILLKDKLVGKSPYVLRGAVYHESCDCPEPSGALWEKNMHCPASFSQIESDLSVFPSVDPDRNAHEILQRFGKRHSLCHYTIKNNQVYIKTHGEHVGFRIFMDAFLLSLTRKVKLPDIEFFVNLGDWPLEKRRASEKPSPIFSWCGSNDTQDIVMPTYDLTESVLETMGRVSLDMMSVQGHTGPAWEQKMSKAFWRGRDSRKERLELVKLARANPAVLDAALTNFFFFKHDESLYGPLVKHVSFFDFFKYKYQINVDGTVAAYRLPYLLAGDSVVLKHDSIYYEHFYKQLQPWVHYIPFKADLSDLLEKIQWARDHDEEVKKIALAGQQFARTHLMGDSIFCYYFKLFQKYAELQVTEPKVRDGMELMEQPKDELFPCYCARKKVRDEL comes from the exons ATGAACATGTTGAGAAAACTTTTACTGCTCTTGATGCCTTGCATCGTTTTCATGACGCGGAGATCAAAGGCAGCGGCGGCGCCCAGCGCGAGCAAAACTTTGATTTGGGGTCCTGGACTGGAGACGAACATTGTCCTTCCTGCTCGGTTCTTCTTCATACAGACAGTGGACACCACcggaagaaa TTTTACGACTTCTCCTGGAGAGAAAACATTCGAAGTGCAGATTACATCTCCAACGGATCCGTATTCCAGAATCTGGGTCCAGATTTTAGACCGGAGCGACGGATCGTTTTTGGTTCGGTACCGCATGTACGCCAGTTACACCGATCTGCACATTCAGATTCTGTTGAAAGACAAGCTGGTGGGGAAATCACCATATGTGCTCAGAG GTGCAGTGTATCACGAATCATGTGACTGCCCAGAGCCCAGTGGTGCATTATGGGAGAAGAACATGCACTGTCCAGCCTCCTTCTCTCAGATAGAGAGTGATTTATCTGTCTTTCCCAGTGTGGATCCAGATCGTAATGCTCATGAGATCCTCCAGCGCTTTGGGAAGAGACATAGCCTGTGCCACTATACCATCAAAAACAACCAG gtttatataaaaacacatgGAGAACATGTCGGATTCAGGATCTTCATGGATGCTTTCCTTCTGTCCCTCACACGTAAA GTCAAGCTTCCAGACATTGAGTTTTTTGTGAATTTGGGGGACTGGCCCCTGGAGAAGAGACGGGCCTCTGAGAAGCCTAGCCCAATATTTTCATGGTGTGGCTCCAATGACACACAAGACATCGTCATGCCAACCTATGACCTCACAGAGTCTGTATTGGAGACTATgggcag AGTGAGTCTGGACATGATGTCTGTCCAGGGACACACAGGTCCAGCGTGGGAGCAGAAGATGAGCAAAGCATTCTGGAGAGGGCGAGACAGCAGGAAAGAGCGTCTTGAGCTGGTTAAACTGGCGCGGGCGAACCCTGCCGTGCTCGATGCCGCCTTAACAAACTTCTTCTTTTTCAAACATGATGAGAGCCTTTATGGGCCCCTCGTCAAACATGTGTCCTTTTTTGACTTCTTTAAG TATAAGTACCAGATAAATGTGGACGGGACGGTCGCAGCATACAGATTACCTTATCTGCTTGCCGGAGACAGTGTGGTGTTGAAACACGACTCCATCTATTACGAGCACTTTTACAAGCAACTCCAGCCGTGGGTGCACTACATCCCCTTTAAAGCTGACCTCAGTGACCTGCTGGAGAAGATCCAGTGGGCTAGAGACCATGATGAGGAG GTGAAGAAAATTGCTCTGGCAGGTCAGCAGTTTGCACGAACCCATCTAATGGGCGACAGCATATTCTGTTACTACTTCAAACTCTTCCag aagTACGCTGAACTTCAGGTCACTGAGCCCAAGGTTCGAGATGGCATGGAGCTGATGGAGCAGCCAAAGGATGAACTTTTCCCATGTTACTGCGCAAGAAAAAAG GTCAGAGATGAGCTATAA
- the poglut2 gene encoding protein O-glucosyltransferase 2 isoform X1, with translation MNMLRKLLLLLMPCIVFMTRRSKAAAAPSASKTLIWGPGLETNIVLPARFFFIQTVDTTGRNFTTSPGEKTFEVQITSPTDPYSRIWVQILDRSDGSFLVRYRMYASYTDLHIQILLKDKLVGKSPYVLRGAVYHESCDCPEPSGALWEKNMHCPASFSQIESDLSVFPSVDPDRNAHEILQRFGKRHSLCHYTIKNNQVYIKTHGEHVGFRIFMDAFLLSLTRKVKLPDIEFFVNLGDWPLEKRRASEKPSPIFSWCGSNDTQDIVMPTYDLTESVLETMGRVSLDMMSVQGHTGPAWEQKMSKAFWRGRDSRKERLELVKLARANPAVLDAALTNFFFFKHDESLYGPLVKHVSFFDFFKYKYQINVDGTVAAYRLPYLLAGDSVVLKHDSIYYEHFYKQLQPWVHYIPFKADLSDLLEKIQWARDHDEEVKKIALAGQQFARTHLMGDSIFCYYFKLFQYITVRASPEMSQGGSEKDKGQIAHVLPSARHTHSVVVLLYVLIRLCWSQVS, from the exons ATGAACATGTTGAGAAAACTTTTACTGCTCTTGATGCCTTGCATCGTTTTCATGACGCGGAGATCAAAGGCAGCGGCGGCGCCCAGCGCGAGCAAAACTTTGATTTGGGGTCCTGGACTGGAGACGAACATTGTCCTTCCTGCTCGGTTCTTCTTCATACAGACAGTGGACACCACcggaagaaa TTTTACGACTTCTCCTGGAGAGAAAACATTCGAAGTGCAGATTACATCTCCAACGGATCCGTATTCCAGAATCTGGGTCCAGATTTTAGACCGGAGCGACGGATCGTTTTTGGTTCGGTACCGCATGTACGCCAGTTACACCGATCTGCACATTCAGATTCTGTTGAAAGACAAGCTGGTGGGGAAATCACCATATGTGCTCAGAG GTGCAGTGTATCACGAATCATGTGACTGCCCAGAGCCCAGTGGTGCATTATGGGAGAAGAACATGCACTGTCCAGCCTCCTTCTCTCAGATAGAGAGTGATTTATCTGTCTTTCCCAGTGTGGATCCAGATCGTAATGCTCATGAGATCCTCCAGCGCTTTGGGAAGAGACATAGCCTGTGCCACTATACCATCAAAAACAACCAG gtttatataaaaacacatgGAGAACATGTCGGATTCAGGATCTTCATGGATGCTTTCCTTCTGTCCCTCACACGTAAA GTCAAGCTTCCAGACATTGAGTTTTTTGTGAATTTGGGGGACTGGCCCCTGGAGAAGAGACGGGCCTCTGAGAAGCCTAGCCCAATATTTTCATGGTGTGGCTCCAATGACACACAAGACATCGTCATGCCAACCTATGACCTCACAGAGTCTGTATTGGAGACTATgggcag AGTGAGTCTGGACATGATGTCTGTCCAGGGACACACAGGTCCAGCGTGGGAGCAGAAGATGAGCAAAGCATTCTGGAGAGGGCGAGACAGCAGGAAAGAGCGTCTTGAGCTGGTTAAACTGGCGCGGGCGAACCCTGCCGTGCTCGATGCCGCCTTAACAAACTTCTTCTTTTTCAAACATGATGAGAGCCTTTATGGGCCCCTCGTCAAACATGTGTCCTTTTTTGACTTCTTTAAG TATAAGTACCAGATAAATGTGGACGGGACGGTCGCAGCATACAGATTACCTTATCTGCTTGCCGGAGACAGTGTGGTGTTGAAACACGACTCCATCTATTACGAGCACTTTTACAAGCAACTCCAGCCGTGGGTGCACTACATCCCCTTTAAAGCTGACCTCAGTGACCTGCTGGAGAAGATCCAGTGGGCTAGAGACCATGATGAGGAG GTGAAGAAAATTGCTCTGGCAGGTCAGCAGTTTGCACGAACCCATCTAATGGGCGACAGCATATTCTGTTACTACTTCAAACTCTTCCag tACATTACAGTGCGTGCTTCACCAGAGATGAGCCAGGGAGG GAGTGAAAAAGACAAAGGTCAGATAGCGCACGTCTTGCCATCTGCACGCCACACACATTCAGTGGTCGTTTTACTGTATGTGTTGATAAGACTATG cTGGTCCCAAGTTTCCTGA